The proteins below are encoded in one region of Silene latifolia isolate original U9 population chromosome 2, ASM4854445v1, whole genome shotgun sequence:
- the LOC141638988 gene encoding protein FAR1-RELATED SEQUENCE 7-like, translating into MLKDYGLEGHSWFKRLYKHRVKWSTALNNEYFSACILSSQRSESTNHAIGFQASKTTSVTAFFGIFESTVKRWRSEEERKEFNGIRSTPISVYPLTDLLLHVSQVYIVELFRIFEKEFALAMRTRATILPVDDPLLVYRVQPAVSEEGPHHVTYDCSNQLIECTCRNLQVMGMFCNHIIRVFHMPSVGEITSRYILRRWTKFSKTAVWERLLPSDIRRSVANDAINWHRLMLIATNHLITKCHNVVEARTIFEKLCVKANEEV; encoded by the coding sequence ATGTTGAAAGACTATGGATTAGAGGGCCATTCATGGTTTAAGAGATTATATAAACATCGAGTGAAATGGAGCACTGCATTGAACAATGAATACTTTTCAGCCTGTATATTATCGTCTCAGAGGAGCGAGAGCACAAACCATGCTATAGGTTTCCAAGCTTCAAAGACCACTTCAGTCACCGCTTTCTTTGGGATATTTGAAAGCACGGTGAAAAGATGGAGAAGTGAGGAGGAGCGGAAAGAATTCAACGGTATAAGATCTACCCCAATCTCCGTGTACCCTCTTACTGATCTCTTGCTGCATGTATCTCAAGTTTATATTGTCGAGCTCTTTCGCATCTTTGAGAAAGAATTTGCTCTTGCCATGAGGACTCGGGCCACTATCTTACCAGTCGATGATCCTCTGTTGGTGTACCGCGTCCAACCTGCTGTTTCTGAAGAAGGGCCACATCATGTTACATATGATTGCTCTAATCAGTTAATTGAATGTACTTGCCGAAATCTCCAAGTTATGGGAATGTTCTGCAATCACATTATCCGCGTCTTCCACATGCCTTCTGTGGGTGAGATAACGTCCAGGTATATATTGCGCCGATGGACTAAATTTTCAAAAACAGCTGTGTGGGAGAGGCTCCTCCCAAGCGACATTCGTAGAAGCGTTGCTAACGACGCCATCAACTGGCATCGTTTAATGTTGATAGCTACCAACCATCTTATCACTAAATGCCACAATGTGGTTGAGGCAAGAACTATTTTTGAGAAACTGTGTGTGAAGGCTAATGAAGAAGTGTAG
- the LOC141638995 gene encoding protein FAR1-RELATED SEQUENCE 2-like → MRAQVINDEDGIDYSDHFTTARYFASSTEAFNWAYEIGLRLGFGIKKASNKKVGRNTNLRQRYFVCRMGGKGPVNKDADSLMRGNTATAWCNCKFSMKVVELEENKWQLFDDEELAYIDAQVRSHVRPAIISAGLHQRNPEKSRPNRRQIYNRSQKVRVEERDGRNPAQQMLALVVQHKYVHYWVTDEETDELTHVFMAHPEAVKMFRSYYYVVQIDSTYKTNEYRLPLVEMVGVTPVGKSFVIAYALVTHESEEKYLWVLRKLKALLNDVVQPNAIVTDCERGLLNAIPIVFPDSSHLLCLWHIYSNVETKALDITKQDSWAKHVTFNLFTAVVEAETEDKFNVAWGKLAREWAGVAAYIERQWFPHLEKWAKYRTNKITHFGNTSTSRVESAHANLKRWLNSAKLAVDSIWSRFHSLMETQHVEIRHSLELSRSRRLTGIQRLFSRLSFKISKNAISELRKEFERGAKMTEDALTIDCGCVKATTLGLLCACSLHRISRNGSRVPVDVLHAFWRKLEYDGSEAMPTCDDDRLEELFDEIRNADPSMRSSMFDALYSQIHPDQEDVNEPRVNENPRGRPSRGTRRDPSAVEHARVRVRVGTPSSQRTPSSTPRSTPTIPVTPSSTPRSTPTVRFTPYGTPRSTQTGPGTPSTTATTSTRSFVTSHCAPLEVDYTIGHVRYFPYRDFLPLWFHEHLEAWFNPSGDGHCGFRVISHAVRGDQSHFTMARTDLLREICSPLYREHIYGPGRFDAEVARITFMDQIPCGSGHWMDGFDLYGYATMYNWVICCISAFDDQLSQRHWNGWVDIY, encoded by the exons ATGCGTGCGCAGGTGATTAACGATGAAGACGGTATTGATTACTCAGATCATTTTACGACTGCCAGATATTTTGCATCTAGTACTGAAGCGTTTAATTGGGCATATGAGATCGGGCTCCGactcgggtttggtataaaaaAAGCAAGCAACAAGAAAGTTGGTCGTAACACGAATTTGAGACAACGTTATTTTGTTTGTCGGATGGGTGGAAAAGGTCCCGTAAATAAGGATGCCGATTCTTTAATGAGGGGTAACACGGCTACCGCGTGGTGCAATTGCAAATTTTCAATGAAAGTTGTTGAATTAGAAGAGAATAAGTGGCAGCTT tttgatgacgaggagttggCTTATATCGATGCCCAAGTTAGATCTCACGTTAGACCGGCTATTATTAGTGCGGGTTTGCATCAGCGGAATCCGGAAAAGTCAAGACCTAATCGGCGACAAATCTACAACCGTTCTCAGAAAGTAAGGGTCGAGGAAAGAGATGGGAGAAACCCGGCACAACAGATGTTAGCACTTGTGGTTCAGCATAAGTACGTTCATTATTGGGTCACTGATGAGGAGACCGATGAGCTAACCCACGTGTTCATGGCTCATCCAGAAGCGGTTAAGATGTTTCGATCATACTATTATGTGGTACAGATCGATTCCACGTACAAGACAAATGAataccgtcttccgcttgttgaGATGGTTGGAGTCACACCCGTCGGGAAGAGCTTTGTCATCGCGTATGCTCTTGTGACGCATGAGTCCGAGGAGAAATATCTGTGGGTCCTACGGAAACTGAAGGCCCTGCTCAATGATGTCGTTCAACCTAATGCTATTGTCACTGATTGCGAGAGAGGTTTGTTGAACGCGATtcccattgtttttccggattcgTCTCACTTGCTATGTCTTTGGCATATATATTCTAACGTGGAGACGAAAGCACTTGATATCACGAAACAGGATAGTTGGGCTAAGCACGTAACTTTTAACTTGTTTACTGCGGTTGTCGAGGCGGAGACCGAAGATAAGTTTAATGTTGCGTGGGGCAAATTGGCAAGGGAATGGGCTGGAGTGGCGGCTTATATtgagaggcaatggttcccgcactTGGAAAAATGGGCCAAGTATAGAACGAACAAGATAACTCATTTTGGCAATACTTCTACTTCCCGGGTTGAGTCGGCTCATGCGAATTTGAAGAGATGGCTGAATAGCGCGAAACTGGCAGTTGATAGCATCTGGAGTCGGTTTCATTCTTTGATGGAAACGCAACATGTTGAGATCCGACACTCGTTGGAGTTATCTAGATCGAGGCGGTTGACGGGGATTCAACGATTATTTTCCAGGCTTTCTTTCAAAATATCAAAGAATGCCATCAGTGAATTGCGTAAAGAATTCGAAAGAGGTGCCAAGATGACGGAAGATGCCTTGACGATCGATTGCGGTTGTGTAAAGGCTACTACACTTGGGTTGTTATGTGCTTGTTCACTTCATCGCATTTCTAGAAACGGATCTCGGGTCCCTGTTGATGTGTTACATGCATTTTGGAGGAAGTTGGAGTACGATGGTTCGGAGGCAATGCCGACTTGTGATGATGATCGATTGGAGGAGTTATTCGATGAAATTCGGAATGCAGATCCGAGTATGAGATCATCCATGTTCGATGCCCTTTACTCTCAGATACATCCGGATCAGGAGGATGTAAACGAGCCTCGGGTCAACGAGAACCCTAGAGGACGTCCGAGTAGGGGAACTCGTAGAGATCCGTCCGCCGTTGAGCATGCACGGGTTCGTGTTCGAGTAGGTACTCCGTCTTCCCAACGTACTCCGTCTAGTACCCCCCGTTCTACTCCGACGATTCCTGTTACTCCGTCGTCTACTCCCCGTTCTACTCCGACGGTTCGTTTTACTCCGTATGGTACCCCCCGATCCACTCAAACGGGCCCCGGCACACCGTCTACCACTGCTACCACGAGTACGAGGAGTTTCGTCACATCGCATTGCGCACCTCTTGAGGTCGACTACACCATTGGTCATGTGAGGTACTTTCCTTATCGTGACTTTTTGCCTTTATGGTTTCACGAGCATTTAGAAGCGTGGTTTAATCCTTCCGGAGACGGTCATTGTGGTTTTCGAGTTATCTCACATGCTGTTCGGGGTGACCAATCTCATTTCACGATGGCTAGAACAGATTTACTTAGGGAAATCTGTAGTCCCCTTTACCGTGAACATATTTATGGCCCAGGGAGATTTGATGCGGAGGTAGCTAGAATTACATTTATGGATCAGATACCGTGTGGCTCGGGTCATTGGATGGACGGTTTCGATCTATATGGTTATGCTACGATGTACAATTGGGTGATATGTTGTATTTCTGCATTTGACGATCAGTTAAGTCAGCGACATTGGAATG gttgggtagACATATATTGA